A segment of the Halorubrum sp. BV1 genome:
AACCGTCACCTGGAACAACGAGAGTGGGAGTCACTCGACGACCGCCTACCACTCCGACAACGATCAGCCCCAGCTCGTTCCCGACGGGGCTGCGGCCTGGGACAGCGGTATCGTCTCCGAGCAGGGCGCGACGTTCGAACACACCCTCGAGACCGAGGGCGTCTACCACTACTACTGCACGCCCCACGAGAGCCTCGGGATGCTCGGCAGCGTCATCGTCGGCGAGCCGGACCCCCACGAGCAGGTCGCCCTCGAAGAGCCGCCGGCCGATAAGCCGGAAAGCGTCCGCGAGAAGCTCGAAGAGCTGAACGGGATGATTCGGACGGCGCTCGGTGACGACCACGAAGAAGACAGCCACTGAGACACATAATTTTCCCGTCGTAGCGAGTACTTTTTATCAGGACCGAGGAGCGTCGACGAATGGGTATTTCAACACAGCAACAAGATCGACCACTCTCGCTCTGGGCACTCATCGCGACGGTTGGTGTGCTGGGCGTGTCGGGACTCGCTGGCGGAGGCCAATTCATCCTCGCTCCCTCGGGGCGTCTTATCGGTATCTCGTCGACGCTTCTGGCTGGCTCCCCGTTCGAGAGCTATCTGATTCCCGGGGTCATCCTCTTCAGTGTCCTCGGTGTGTTTCCGCTGGTCGTCGTGTACGGTCTCTACCGTCGAAAACGATGGGCGTGGCCGGCAGCCATCGCCGTCGGCGTCGCGCTCGTCGTTTGGGTCCTCGTCGAAGGGGTTGTCATCGGATTCGGGAAACGGTTGCAGTATCCCCACCTCGTCCAGGGTGTGGTGATCGTCGGTCTTGCAGTACTCCCCTCTGTTCGAGCGGCTCTCAGATGAGCACGTTGTACCCGACGTGGGCGAACGCGAGGGCGAGATACCCGAGCACGAGCGCCGCCAGGGTTCGCCGAGAGAGTGATGGGAGCCCGATGGCGTCGGAGCCGTGAATCCGCTCGCCGAGCGCGTACGCGAACCGCCCGGCGAGTAACGCGAACGGCAGGTGGACGAACACCAGCGGGAGCACGAGCGAGTCGAACCGGACTGTCGCCTCCAGCCGCGACAGATACTCGAGTTTGAGCACGAGTTCGAGGAGCGCAACGGTCAGCCCGGAGGCCACGGTCGCGAGTAACCCTTCGGTCTTCGAGAGGAGCGTCCCCCGACGGTAACTCCAGCCGTAGAAGACGAGTATCAGCGGGACGAACCGGACGAATGCCTCCTCGACGAGTCCGACCAGAAGTGACCAGGTCGCGAGGGTCGTCACTCCGAGCAAGAGAAGTTCGAACTGGTAGGCGATCCACACGCCAACCCCGGTCACAACGCTGCTCACGCCCACGAGCCCGACCAGTGACCGATACCGGAGCGTCATGAGTGGTGATGAGACTGTGTCTATACGTCAGCGCACACCGAAATAGATGTACCCGTTCGAAACGCGTACACGAAGAGCATTTATTACTGTACCCGTGTTACATAGTACCACGCAAGCCCCAGCGTAGCCACGCACCATACTGCTATGCCCACCGATGATTCCGCGTCCGTCTCTCGCCCGTCCGATACGGAAAGAGACGTTGTAGGACGGGTAGAAGAGACGATTCTGTCACGGCGAGGGTTCCTCGCAGGACTCGGCCTGGGGGGCGTCGGCGGCGCTGGGGTGGTTCTCGGTCTCACGCGAGCGGGAGACGGGTTTCAGTCGCTGGCGACGCTTGCGGGCGGGGCCACGCTTCCCGCGACAACACGCTACTATCTTCCAGCGGTCGACGGCTCCGGCGACGGCCTCGTCGTCCCGTTCGAGTTCGAGTTCACCGACGGGGACGGTGAACTGTTCGCCAACCTGAACGGAATCGAAGTCCGTCACGACCTCCAGCTCGCGCTCCGAGAGGCGAGGGAGACGGCCACAGGTCTCACCGGAAAGTCGCTCACCAACATGGCGACGCACATCACGTTCGAGCCCCCCTCCTCCGGCGTGCTTGTACTCCGCGGGAAGAGTTGGGAGGCCGGGCTTACCGTCGCACTCGTTGCTAGCCTCCACCAGCAGTCGCTCTCACAGGAGACGCTCATGACGGGGATCGTCGACGACGAGGGCGCGTTGCTTCCCGTCGGCGGGATCGAGAGGAAAGCGCGCGCGGCGCGGGCAGTCGGCGCACGGGAGCTAATCATCCCGGCAAGCGAACCGAC
Coding sequences within it:
- a CDS encoding S16 family serine protease yields the protein MVLGLTRAGDGFQSLATLAGGATLPATTRYYLPAVDGSGDGLVVPFEFEFTDGDGELFANLNGIEVRHDLQLALREARETATGLTGKSLTNMATHITFEPPSSGVLVLRGKSWEAGLTVALVASLHQQSLSQETLMTGIVDDEGALLPVGGIERKARAARAVGARELIIPASEPTDVAVQGLRIVESPSITDTLDRIL
- a CDS encoding plastocyanin/azurin family copper-binding protein, yielding MTDSITRRRMLQLTGGAAVVGLAGCTGTQNNDSEAANASPTESGNDEGTESGHSDEESGHDDEGGHDEAVGAPSDTAEVNMITEDGGYHFEPHVVRVNVGGTVTWNNESGSHSTTAYHSDNDQPQLVPDGAAAWDSGIVSEQGATFEHTLETEGVYHYYCTPHESLGMLGSVIVGEPDPHEQVALEEPPADKPESVREKLEELNGMIRTALGDDHEEDSH